Genomic segment of Notolabrus celidotus isolate fNotCel1 chromosome 1, fNotCel1.pri, whole genome shotgun sequence:
GAGAATGACATTTTTGTATGCATGGTTATATTTGAAATTTAACAACTATTGTGTTTATCTTTTTACTATCATGGATGAAAtatgtcattttaaatatttcaattttGGAAATGTGTTTGGAAGGCAACTGGGGACCTCCTCATCATGGTGTCCCAACCCCAACTTTCAGATCAGGCAACCACTGATCTAGCGTGCATGTAAGAACATAGAGAAGTAAAGgtgcaaaaaaatgtatttctgtgtgATTAAGTTAGAGGTTGATATATCCATCTATATGGATGATCAAATGTATGATAGTAATGGACAAAATTGGCAAAgagtagaaagaaaaacaaacaaacctgtcCACAGCCATCGAAATAAATGAGGAACTGATCCATGAAGCTTTTATTGCATCTGTTTGATTATGGTTTAATGCCAAAATCCTAGATATTCAAAATTAATTTCAACAATGCTCATATACACTTTTGCAGCTCTTGGTCATGAAGCTTTGCGTGATTCCAGAGGGAGTTCATTTCATTAATTCAACTTTGATTGGGGCTGAAAATAATCAGGAGGTGTGGGGTTCATCAGGAAAACAGCTTAAGGGTACTATGCTAATAGTTACTACTGGCATATTAGTGTAAAACATCTGAGTCTCAACCTGAAATGTTAGTGGTCAAGGTGCATTATAGGTAATGTTTGCAGTGTGCTACATGTAGGAGGGACATGTGGAGAATTAGGGGAAGCCTGTTGAGAGTCCTCAATGAAATTCGATTGACCAAGAATAGATTAGCTTTATGTCAAATCTGCTTCATGTACATAAATCAATACAACAAACAGTGATTAACTAACCAGGGATATGTGATATGTGTCCACTAAACAATTATTGTAGGCCTTAAATGCTAGTCAAATGCCAGCCACCCACCACTTGCCCAGGTTGCAGCCGTGGTTATTGGCTGTCTCTGGTTTAACTAACTGGAGCAATAGGtaaccaaaggctggtggtgctagctcttctAGTGTTAGCCAAACACAGCAAACCAATTAGACATTGCTTACCTGCAGATAATGTTTATCAGTGTTTAATAAAGTGTGCTCTATGTGTCCTGTTtacagtgttttcttaccttaagACAAGTCAgtaagtcagaatttaaatttccattaAACAGCAGGGACATTAGTGGCTTTGTAACATCTTTAGACTGACTCTTTCAATATATCTCTTGGAGAAACATTGTCAAAGATACTACAAGTCACCActaaacagagcagagacaggaaTTATACTGTGGTCTCTTGGCTCAGCTGTGACAACTGGCTCACATGCATCTGCAGCTTTCTTTGAAACATCAGCAGATAAGCGGTCACAAAGGGAATTAAAGAAACTGAAGTCAGAAACCAACATTTTCTTCTATCAAAATTGAGAAATGTAAGTATTAAACTTATAGAAATTCAGTTGTATTAAGTTATATTCAGTGACCACTTTTCCCTCAATGCTGAGATTTTGGATTAAGGTCAGCGCTCATTGGTTCCTGTGCATTCATactaaacacaaagaaacagagtCTGAGTCACATTGAGTCAGGGGAGTGTTAATGGCCTGTGAGAGCAAAAGTATTTTCTATTTATCCACAGCACAAGCGGACTCTGAAGAGCAGGAAGGAGACTCAGTCGCTGAGTCATACGGATCTATTATCCTTCTCTTTTCTAAATAGTTCAAATTACAGGGCAGCACAAGTTCTTTGAATGCACACTGAAGCCCAAAGTTCTGCTTTACAGAAACTGCCAAAAGCAAAACTCTGACTTTCTGAGAGCaaattacaaaaacatgaaaattaaaTGATGGATCAATTATAGAGCAGGTGGTGGAAAGATGAGAGATTTGAGATGAAAGTGACGAACTGATAGAAAAGTGAGAGGAGTATGAAGAGGTGAGAcctgttcttgtttgtttttttttaccattgaaGCTCTGAGTTTAAATAACAGACAACATTTAGCACCCAGAGACATATGAACAGGTCTCACCTCTTCATACTCCTCTCTTTGCACTAAACAACATGCTGTTTGAGTGCTCAGAGTGCTGGCTTCTTTTCAACAACTGTGCTTAATTAAATCTGTGAATTCGTTCTCCTTGTTTGTGGGGGGAAAAAATGGCAAACGTCTCATCACACTTTCTCCTCTTTTGCTTAAAGATGCCAAAGCCTGCAGAGCTGTACAGTACTTCCTGTTAGTCATGTTGACTGCGGATGTCAGTTTGCAGATGAAGAGTTTAATAACACCAGCTGCCAGGATGGAAGACTTAGAAAGATTCAAACTTTGTCTCATGACTACTTTATCTAATTATGTAGAGTTTCTTGAAGAACACAGAGGCTGATTGAAGATGATATCAGTTGTGCTGCATCAGAaatggataataataataattattgttattattattttatttatagagcggTTTAATGATGCACACTGGTgtcactgttgttgtttcatCTGTGATCCAATCATCTGATACACAGATCAGATCAAAACAAATTCCAAATAAATCtctgaacacagacacagagtgagGCTTGGAGATTTGTTTCCATAGCAACTATGCTGTGAGCCCTGCACAGCTTCTCAGCATTTGTGTGATTCCAACATCTCgtcattttttttctacttaTCAGGGTGTACAAAAGCTAAATGTGGAAGACAAAGAACAATAAATCACAACTCTTCCAATGAGTACTCAATTACAGTCAGACTCCACTAGACCTTTTGCAGGTGTGTTGTGGTTTCTGGCATGGAATTCAGCAGCAGACCCTTTAAGTCCTTGAGGTTGTGAGGTAAGGGCCTCCATGGATTGGACGTGTAGgtccagcacatcccacagatgctcaactGGATCGAGATCAGGGAATTCAGAGATCAAGTCAACACTGAGGTGTTGCTCCCAGCCACCTACTTTCTGATGCCCATTGTAGGCGCTTTTGGATATGGGCAGGACACCTTTATGTCAGAACCAGCATTAACTCTTTTCAGCAATCTGAGCTCCAATAGCTCTTCTGTTGTATCAGACCACAGGCCAGCTTTAGGCAGGTTTCTGAAAACTAGGTGGTTTgtttttcagacaaaaaaagtGTATTCTTGTTTAATGATTTTGCACATCTGGTCAGTTAACTATTGGGATGATCTCACCTCAGACCAAATGTCTGAAGACAAATACTGAGACAATGTATGAATGTCTCAGTACTGTGAATACAGAGCAGAGATGTCAGCTGTGCTAAATAGGAGAGTCTGCCAAATGCTGTAAATGTATTTCTGATGTAACTGGTGCTTgtgtctcactgtgtgtgtgtgtgtccatgtgactgtgtgtgagtttgtgtgagcAGCTACATTCACAGTCTTTTTCATAATAGCCTTAAGTACAGAATGCTGATAGCATAAAAGATCCTTGGGGTCTTTTTAACTGTTACATAATAAATAGCATTTGTGGCTGCTGTGTTCTAAAAGGCAGTGGATGTTAAgtactgaaataaaatatttaagacACACGATTTCATCACTCCTGAATATTTACCTTCTTCTGTCGGCTGAAAAGAAACACTGGAGATTACAGCAAAACACTCTTATCTCGTTGGTTTTCTTCTTGAAATGTACTCagactttctctctttctctcatttcaAATTTCACTTTGTTAGTAAGCACAATGCATTCTTTCATATCCCATGTAACTtcacaaagacatgtttttttttcaatcctgGTTTAGGGAAGAAACTGGTGAGGTATGATGTtgtatgtctttgtttgtttgctttctttaatccccccctctcctcttttcttgtgTCTCTGACAGAACAGTGAGCCGCCATGCTGCGAGCCACAAATCCTCCACCTGTGGCCAGGATATGAGATCGATGGTGTGACAACAAAAGGCTGTTATTGAGCTGAAGCCATTGCAGAATCCCTGTTCTACACTGCAATCAAAGTTCCACATAAAAAAACTCTCTTTATAACAAAGTCCTTATCTGAAAAGGAAGCCTAGACAttgtagttttgtttgttgtttctgaaGCTGCTGTAACATGCTAACACTGCTAATACAGATAGAATACAGTGTTTGAATGGCATCAAGGCAGCACTGAAACAACTTCCTGCACATTTTTGGTCCCAATGATTAATCTACAATCATCATAATCTCCTCTTGTCAGAATCAGCTCCTGTGACCTGTACGGATCATGAGGCCAACTCTAATACTTCTGCAGACACAGTGTCTCCTGTGTGTTTCATTGGTGTATGTGTGCCAGCTGTTGTTGTGGGCTCGCTTCCTCACGCACTACCATGGCATGTCTCCTGCCCAGTCCGGTGCGTGTGTCAGATCAAGCCATGGTTCTCCCCGGATTCTGTCTACCATGAGGCTCCCACTGTGGATTGCAACGACCTGCTGATGACCAAGCTTCCTTTACCCataccccccacacacacaccctgcgcCTGCAGAGTAACCTCCTGTCTGAGATCGACACTGCAGTGCTGCACAGActaccaaacctcacagacctTGACCTTTCTCAGAATCGCTTCAGCCGCGTCAGGACAATAACTAAGAGTTCCCCCATTCCCTCCCTGCTTTCTTTACACCTGGAGAGAACCATCTCAGCCACCTCCCTGaagcctccttctcctcactgCCAAATTTGCAAGAACTCTTTCTCAGCCACAACAACTTACACTCAATATCCCCGAAAGCATTTTTAGGACTGGACTCCCTGCTGCGTCTTCATATCAATAACAACAGACTCATCACAGTCGACCCTCAGTGGTTCAAAGCTTTGCCTAATTTGGAAGTTCTTATGCTTGGGGGAACCCCGTGGAGGCCTTGCCTGAGCGGGGCTTCCAGGCTCTAAAGTCCCTGCGGAGTCTTGTCCTTGGGGGTATGGGTCTGAGAGGCTTGGCGGAAAAGTCTCTGGAAGGGTTAGAGGGCCTGGAGAGCCTCTCTTTCTATGATAACAAGCTTACAAAGGTCCCCACTCAGGCCCTGAGGAGAGTGCCAGGACTGAAGTTCCTGGACCTCAATAAGAACCGCATCAAACTGATAGAGACAGGGGATTTCAGAGACATGGTGCACCTGAAGGAGCTTGGCCTAAACAACATGGACGAGCTGGTGTCCATTGAGAGAGGAGCCTTGGATAACCTCCCAGAGCTCACCAAACTTGAGATCACCAACAACCCACGACTATCCTACATCCATCCACAAGCTTTCCTACAGCTGAGCAGGCTGGAGAGTCTGATGCTCAACTCAAACTCTCTGAGCGCTCTACACCAGCACATCGTGCTCTCCCTGCCAAGTCTTCAGGAAGTCAGCTTACACTCCAACCCACTGCGATGTGACTGCCTATTCCACTGGGCAGCTGAAGAGGCCTCTCATCCTCACACTGAAGTAACACAAACACCCCGGATGGTGCGTTTCATCCAACCTCAGGCCACACTGTGCTCTGAACCCCCAGAACTGCGAGCTCGAGGGTTAGGGAGGTCTCCTCCAGGGAGATGTCTGCCTCATGCCTCCCCATGATCCCTTCCAGCTCCCTTCCTTCCTATGTTGGGGTAAGAGAAGGAGGAAAACTTGTCCTGCACTGCCGTGCTCTTGCAGATCCACAGCCTGAACTGTATTGGGTGACTCCCTCTGGGCTCAAACTTGGTCCTGTACCGATCGGTGCATCCAAAAGTTCACCAGCTCCTGATCCCTGCCACAGAATTACAGTCTCTGAGGGATTCAATCAGACAACCGCCTCCAGCGTCTCAACTAGCCATACTCAAGCTCAAACTCACACTCCCTGTAGCCCCTCCAAACACTACCGGCTACTGCCCGAGGGGACTCTAGAGATGAACAAGGTGACCCTCAGCGAGGCAGGGTTGTATACCTGTGTAGCTGAGAATGTACTGGGTGCAGATACACGCAGTGTGACTGTGGGTGCAtggcagagaaaagaaaagaaagaagggagtcTGTGAATGCGAATGTGAAAGGATATCAACCAGTCAGAGTGGATCCAGGTTGAGGTTAGAGAGGTTGGGCAACACTACGCTATCCTCTCCTGGCAGAACGGACACAACCTCCCATCGACTCGTCTATCGTGGCAAGCCATATactcaaatgcacacacaccaacgTATACCACACGAATCCTGGCTGGTACACAGAGCTTCAACCTGACTCACCTGCAAGcagaaacatttacagagtgtgtCTACATTTGGGATCAGTGAGGGGGACAAGCATGCCAgcaggagatcagagagagcaGAACGCCTCAGTGTGTTTCATTCAGAACAAAAGATGTACCAGAGCCTCAGCCCAGCCTGCAGATTAGCCCTGAGCTGACCTCCACCGCAGTCACACTCTTGCTCCTTGCACTCATACTGATGCTGCTGGCAGGCCAAGGCTGGGATACGGAGCCTGGTGAGGGGGCAGGAAAGCAACACATCACCATTCTCCAGGAAATCAAAGTCCCAAGGCTTTAATAATCAATCAAACAGGGAGCGATGAAAATCCAACTAAACAGAGTCATAAATTGTGTTGAATCTGGACTGCTGAGACATTTGTTTgtgtcaaataaagacaaaaccaTATTCACAGACACATAtacaaaatgtgaaatacatACACTTTGTGAATCACAGCTAGAAGGGAGGAGTCATAGCTCAGAGCAGTGGTGTAGAagagatttgtatttattttatataccgTATAAAGTATATATTGACATTGTTTCTGTGTAAATGTATTGTACAGAATGCCTAAACCCTAAACAGGGAAATAAAACTGGACAATCATACTCCTGCGACACAGTGagtaaacacaggagaaacatGGATGTGAGCAGTTTAAGACCACCGAACTGGAACTAAAGAAAACCTGCTTCAATCCAGAGACTGATATTCACAGAGGACAGCGGATCAGGCCTccaggtattttttttttcatctttcatgCGTATACATGGCACAGACTTTCTTCAAGCAGACTGAATGAAGTTCCTGCATTGATGTTAACAACCTTTTTGCTTAGCTTTCAGTATCTTGGACTGGGTTGTCAACATATTACAGTATACTCATCCAAATGTCCTGCCTAAACTCCCACATCATCTCTCAGCATAAAAGTGATCTTAAAGTGATTGTGTTAAATTCTATTTTGAGCTATTATACAAtaaactctttttaatttacagGATTTCTACTCTTTATTGTCGTTTTCTTGCTTCAActgactttaaaattaaaataaaacagaatgacTATTCGAATAGGGACTAGTCATAAAAATAGATTAGGACACATTACAGCAGgtgtatggggcgccgtttgtaaagttgtgcgcatggaaaataacagcaacatttctccagatttagctccaaaacgtcatgaAAATgcagagtgaatttttaaaagtcactttttttaatcacatttagaggaatatttgtgatcttcttcacatttaatttttttgtgaaaaatatattaagttaaataattgttaaatcccaatgctaaatctaaatctagatgttaaatctaaatttaaatgctaaatataaatataaatgttaaatataaatctcaatgttaaatataaatataaatgcttaatataaatctaaatgttaaatataaatctaaatgttaaatgttaaatataaatgttaaatgttgctctgcgatcctaaatatttagcagatatgcagaaataccaaaataaagcttcataaagatatacagacttagcaatagcaacttagcttgtccgtaccatagactgggtcagttctgtctctgatagtctccaaaactgcctatccAGCATTTTTACATCGGGCAGTCCGGCTGTAATCCATGGAgtcatactgacagactatgattgggatatctgtatcgctttatgaagctttcattttggtacttccgcGAGGCGCAGTGTGAATCTGCATATCAGATAAATATTTAGGAtagcagagcaacatttaacatttagattttacatttaacatttagatttatgtttagcattaagatttatatttagcacttagatttatatttaacatttagatttagatttaacattagatttatatttaacatttagatttatatttaacatttggatttataactttagatttagatttaacatttatttatatttaacatttagctctatatttaacatttagatttatatttagcatttagatttatatttaacatttagattgacatttaacatttagattgacatttaaaatttagatttagatataatatttagatttaaatttaacatttatttatatttaacatttatatttcatttaacatttagatttttatttagcatttagatttatatctaacatttatatttga
This window contains:
- the LOC117814515 gene encoding LOW QUALITY PROTEIN: leucine-rich repeat neuronal protein 2-like (The sequence of the model RefSeq protein was modified relative to this genomic sequence to represent the inferred CDS: inserted 4 bases in 4 codons), with amino-acid sequence MLNWIEIREFRDQVNTEVLLPATYFLMPINSEPPCCEPQILHLWPGYEIDESAPVTCTDHEANSNTSADTVSPVCFIGVCVPAVVVGSLPHALPWHVSCPVRCVCQIKPWFSPDSVYHEAPTVDCNDLLMTKLPLPIPPXTHTLRLQSNLLSEIDTAVLHRLPNLTDLDLSQNRFSRVRTITKSSPIPSLLSLHLXENHLSHLPEASFSSLPNLQELFLSHNNLHSISPKAFLGLDSLLRLHINNNRLITVDPQWFKALPNLEVLMLGGTXVEALPERGFQALKSLRSLVLGGMGLRGLAEKSLEGLEGLESLSFYDNKLTKVPTQALRRVPGLKFLDLNKNRIKLIETGDFRDMVHLKELGLNNMDELVSIERGALDNLPELTKLEITNNPRLSYIHPQAFLQLSRLESLMLNSNSLSALHQHIVLSLPSLQEVSLHSNPLRCDCLFHWAAEEASHPHTEVTQTPRMVRFIQPQATLCSEPPELRARXVREVSSREMSASCLPMIPSSSLPSYVGVREGGKLVLHCRALADPQPELYWVTPSGLKLGPVPIGASKSSPAPDPCHRITVSEGFNQTTASSVSTSHTQAQTHTPCSPSKHYRLLPEGTLEMNKVTLSEAGLYTCVAENVLGADTRSVTVGAWQRKEKKEGSL